Proteins from a single region of Desulfolutivibrio sulfoxidireducens:
- the mutS gene encoding DNA mismatch repair protein MutS gives MTGVKLTPMFEQYLRVKSEYPETLLFYRMGDFYELFFEDAITAARELQITLTSRNPGAESPVPMAGVPHHAAEAYLGQLLEKGYRIAVCDQIEDPKQAKGLVKRAVTRVLTPGTTVEDASLTAKEHNYLAALFWDEKERAGGLCWADFSTGEWSGLFSREEARLWQWTLKMSPRELLVPDGQEPPREVKAAGLQISRYPARPHFDLVPARERIKKAQGISDLAVLDVADKPPLVRAMGAILSYLIQTQKREITHLSPFRPVNLSRHLLLDEITERNLEIFRRLDGKKGPGTLIHVLDRTTTPMGGRLLESLLRQPWLEMGPILETQEAVAFFADHAEPRAGVRRALDAVYDLERLASRIVLNRCAPKDFVALRQSLGGLADLRLALTAGTDAPPHAPRALAGILEAWDDLADVRDLLTRALVDAPPPLVTEGGLFLPGYHPELDELMGLTEHGEARLTELLDEERQGANLPRLKLGFNRVFGYYFELSKSGGYVPEHFERRQTLADRERYVTPRLKELESRLLEAGERRKTLEYTLFKELRESVAACRERLAAMARAVARVDVWQGLAETAVKLEWTRPEIHPGIEIDIRAGRHPVVEAAAGGDYIPNDLILDDDRRMLLITGPNMAGKSTVLRQTAIIAVLAQIGSFVPAARARVGLTDRVFCRVGASDNLAMGQSTFMVEMSETARILRQAGKRSLVVLDEIGRGTSTFDGLALAWAVAEALALREEGGVRTLFATHYHELTKLEGMIPGVRNYNIAIKEWRGDIIFLRRLVPGPADRSYGVEVARLAGVPKAVVRRAREILGDLEKSRDAAGTAAGPGTKSAGQPALPGLFANPDQAEAGCVPCAAHPLARELAALDIDRLTPLEALRLLGDFKSRYGGENGA, from the coding sequence ATGACCGGCGTCAAGCTCACCCCCATGTTCGAGCAGTACCTCCGGGTGAAGTCCGAATACCCGGAGACCCTGCTTTTCTACCGCATGGGGGACTTCTACGAGCTTTTCTTCGAGGACGCGATTACCGCGGCCCGCGAACTGCAAATCACGCTCACCTCGCGAAACCCCGGGGCCGAGTCCCCGGTACCCATGGCCGGCGTGCCGCATCATGCCGCCGAGGCCTACCTGGGCCAGCTTCTGGAAAAGGGCTACCGGATCGCGGTCTGCGACCAGATCGAGGACCCCAAGCAGGCCAAGGGCCTGGTCAAACGCGCCGTGACCCGGGTCTTGACCCCGGGAACCACGGTCGAGGACGCCAGCCTCACGGCCAAGGAGCACAACTACCTGGCCGCGCTTTTCTGGGACGAGAAGGAGCGGGCCGGGGGACTGTGCTGGGCGGATTTCTCCACAGGCGAATGGTCCGGCCTTTTTTCCCGGGAAGAGGCCAGGCTGTGGCAGTGGACCCTGAAAATGTCCCCCAGGGAGCTGCTTGTGCCCGACGGCCAGGAGCCGCCCCGGGAGGTGAAGGCCGCCGGGCTCCAGATCAGCCGCTATCCGGCCCGGCCCCATTTCGATCTGGTTCCGGCCCGGGAGCGGATCAAAAAGGCCCAGGGCATCAGCGATCTCGCGGTCCTGGACGTGGCCGACAAGCCGCCCCTGGTGCGGGCCATGGGCGCGATCCTGAGCTACCTTATCCAGACCCAGAAGCGGGAGATCACCCATCTTTCGCCCTTTCGGCCGGTCAACCTGTCCCGGCATCTGCTTCTCGACGAGATCACCGAGCGCAATCTGGAGATTTTCCGCCGCCTGGACGGCAAAAAGGGACCCGGGACCCTGATCCACGTCCTGGATCGGACCACCACCCCCATGGGCGGCCGGCTGCTCGAATCCCTGCTGCGTCAGCCCTGGCTGGAGATGGGGCCGATTCTGGAGACCCAGGAGGCCGTGGCCTTTTTCGCGGATCACGCCGAGCCTCGGGCCGGGGTGCGCCGGGCCCTGGATGCGGTCTACGACCTGGAGCGCCTGGCCTCGCGCATCGTCTTGAACCGCTGCGCGCCCAAGGACTTCGTGGCCCTGCGCCAGAGCCTGGGCGGGCTTGCGGACCTGCGTCTGGCCCTGACCGCGGGGACTGACGCGCCGCCCCACGCCCCCCGGGCCCTGGCCGGCATCCTGGAGGCCTGGGATGATCTGGCCGACGTGCGCGACCTCTTGACCCGCGCCCTGGTGGACGCCCCGCCGCCCCTGGTCACCGAGGGAGGCCTGTTTCTTCCGGGCTACCATCCCGAACTCGACGAGCTTATGGGGCTGACCGAACACGGCGAGGCCAGGCTCACGGAGCTTCTCGACGAGGAACGCCAGGGGGCGAACCTGCCCCGCCTGAAACTCGGGTTCAACCGGGTCTTCGGGTACTATTTCGAGCTGTCCAAGTCCGGCGGCTACGTGCCCGAGCATTTCGAGCGCCGCCAGACCCTGGCCGACCGGGAACGCTACGTCACCCCGAGGCTCAAGGAACTGGAGTCGCGGCTTCTGGAGGCCGGCGAGAGGCGCAAGACCCTGGAATATACCCTTTTCAAGGAGCTTCGGGAGTCCGTGGCGGCCTGCCGGGAGCGGCTGGCGGCCATGGCCCGGGCCGTGGCCAGGGTGGACGTCTGGCAGGGCCTGGCCGAGACGGCCGTGAAGCTGGAATGGACCAGGCCCGAGATCCATCCCGGGATCGAGATCGATATCCGGGCCGGACGCCATCCGGTGGTGGAGGCCGCGGCCGGGGGCGACTACATCCCCAATGACCTCATCCTCGACGACGACCGGCGCATGCTGCTCATCACCGGCCCGAACATGGCCGGAAAATCCACGGTCCTGCGCCAGACCGCGATCATCGCCGTGCTGGCCCAGATCGGCTCCTTCGTGCCCGCCGCGCGGGCCAGGGTGGGCCTTACGGACCGGGTGTTCTGCCGGGTGGGGGCCTCGGACAACCTGGCCATGGGCCAGAGCACCTTCATGGTCGAGATGAGCGAGACGGCCCGCATCCTGCGCCAGGCCGGGAAACGTTCCCTGGTGGTCCTGGACGAGATCGGCCGGGGCACCAGCACCTTCGACGGCCTGGCCCTGGCCTGGGCCGTGGCCGAGGCCCTGGCCCTGCGCGAGGAGGGCGGGGTGCGGACCCTGTTCGCCACCCACTACCACGAGCTGACCAAGCTTGAAGGGATGATCCCAGGGGTGCGCAACTACAATATCGCCATCAAGGAATGGCGCGGGGACATCATCTTTTTGCGCCGCCTGGTGCCCGGACCGGCGGATCGCAGCTACGGCGTGGAGGTGGCCAGACTGGCCGGGGTGCCCAAGGCCGTGGTGCGCCGGGCCAGGGAGATCCTCGGCGACCTGGAAAAGTCCCGCGACGCGGCCGGGACGGCCGCCGGCCCGGGGACGAAAAGCGCCGGACAGCCGGCCCTGCCCGGGCTCTTCGCAAATCCGGATCAGGCCGAGGCGGGGTGCGTCCCATGCGCCGCGCATCCGCTGGCCCGGGAACTGGCGGCCCTGGACATCGACAGGCTCACGCCGCTTGAGGCCCTGCGGCTTCTTGGAGACTTCAAATCACGCTACGGCGGGGAAAACGGAGCATAA
- the lysA gene encoding diaminopimelate decarboxylase — MHHFKYRDGELFAEDIPVAELAARYGTPLYVYSAATLRRHFNAFDSAFSALPHLTCYSVKANSNLCVLGLLAECGAGMDIVSGGELHRALAAGVDPEKIVYSGVGKRPMEIEQALAAGILMFNVESTGELKRISDIATRMGRTARVSLRINPDVDPKTHPYISTGMRNNKFGLDMDNSLLAYEQAMRLPGIEPVGIDCHIGSQLTSIDPFLEALDKIVAFGERLTALGVPLRYLDLGGGLGITYNEEEPPHPTQFGEALTAALKDHPMTLLLEPGRVIVGNAGILVTEVVYTKTTPSKEFVIVDAAMNDLVRPALYDAFHAIGEVKKHGRPDKNVDVVGPICESSDFLARGREMPGVEAGELLAVFSAGAYGFVMSSNYNSRPRAAEVLVDGEVAVLARKRESYEDLIALERECVE, encoded by the coding sequence ATGCACCATTTCAAGTACCGCGACGGCGAGCTTTTCGCCGAGGACATCCCCGTGGCCGAACTGGCCGCGCGCTACGGCACCCCGCTGTACGTCTACAGCGCCGCCACCCTGCGCCGTCATTTCAACGCCTTCGATTCGGCCTTTTCCGCCCTGCCGCACCTGACCTGCTATTCGGTCAAGGCCAATTCCAACCTGTGCGTGCTGGGGCTTCTGGCCGAATGCGGCGCGGGCATGGACATCGTCTCCGGCGGGGAACTGCACCGGGCCCTGGCCGCCGGGGTGGACCCGGAAAAGATCGTCTATTCCGGCGTGGGCAAGCGGCCCATGGAGATCGAACAGGCCCTCGCCGCCGGCATCCTCATGTTCAACGTGGAATCCACGGGCGAGTTGAAGCGCATAAGCGACATCGCCACCCGCATGGGCCGGACCGCCCGGGTGAGCCTGCGCATCAACCCCGATGTGGACCCCAAGACCCATCCCTACATCTCCACCGGCATGAGGAACAACAAGTTCGGCCTGGACATGGACAATTCGCTTCTGGCCTACGAACAGGCCATGCGCCTGCCCGGCATCGAGCCCGTGGGCATCGACTGCCACATCGGTTCCCAGCTCACCAGCATCGATCCCTTCCTGGAGGCCCTGGACAAGATCGTGGCCTTCGGCGAACGCCTGACCGCCCTGGGGGTGCCCCTGCGCTACCTGGATCTGGGCGGGGGGCTCGGCATCACCTACAACGAGGAGGAGCCGCCGCATCCGACCCAGTTCGGCGAGGCCCTGACCGCCGCGTTGAAAGACCATCCCATGACCCTGCTCCTTGAACCCGGCCGGGTGATCGTGGGCAACGCCGGAATCCTGGTCACCGAGGTGGTCTATACCAAGACCACCCCGAGCAAGGAGTTCGTCATCGTGGACGCGGCCATGAACGACCTGGTGCGTCCGGCCCTGTACGACGCCTTCCATGCCATCGGCGAGGTCAAAAAGCACGGCCGTCCGGACAAGAATGTGGACGTGGTGGGGCCCATCTGCGAATCCAGCGACTTTCTGGCCCGGGGCCGCGAGATGCCCGGGGTCGAGGCCGGGGAGCTGCTGGCGGTCTTTTCCGCCGGGGCCTACGGCTTTGTCATGTCCTCCAACTACAATTCCCGGCCGCGCGCGGCCGAGGTCCTGGTGGACGGGGAGGTGGCCGTCCTGGCCCGCAAGCGGGAGAGCTACGAGGATTTGATCGCGCTTGAGCGCGAGTGCGTCGAATAG
- a CDS encoding GDSL-type esterase/lipase family protein — MNPVVPLLLSLQIVFCGDSLTRGFEHYKVFDGQERVYVQGIDSSTSADILNRIIPVAERKPQKMFLMIGVNEIGAGQRIVDNYEKIIRRVQEISPYTKIYVQSILPTRVARIDNSDIVAVNRKLAEMCTKFNTFVKYLDLYPAFVADDGMLGPNFTEDGIHLTRNAYSLWKKLIVNQL, encoded by the coding sequence ATGAATCCCGTCGTCCCCCTGCTTTTGTCCCTGCAGATCGTGTTCTGCGGCGACAGCCTCACCAGGGGCTTTGAGCATTACAAGGTTTTCGACGGCCAGGAGCGGGTCTACGTCCAGGGAATCGACAGCTCCACCAGCGCGGATATCCTCAATCGCATCATACCCGTGGCCGAGCGCAAGCCCCAGAAGATGTTCCTCATGATCGGGGTCAACGAGATCGGGGCCGGGCAGCGCATCGTGGACAACTACGAAAAGATCATCCGTCGCGTCCAGGAGATTTCCCCTTACACCAAGATTTATGTGCAAAGCATTCTGCCGACCAGGGTGGCCCGCATCGACAACAGTGATATCGTGGCCGTCAACCGCAAGCTGGCTGAGATGTGTACCAAGTTCAACACGTTCGTGAAGTATCTGGATCTCTATCCAGCCTTTGTGGCCGATGACGGCATGCTCGGCCCCAACTTCACCGAGGACGGCATCCACCTCACCCGAAACGCCTATTCCCTGTGGAAAAAACTCATCGTCAACCAACTGTGA
- the uvrC gene encoding excinuclease ABC subunit UvrC, with translation MFHFDPKDFPCSPGVYLMKGTQGKILYVGKAKSLRSRLSSYFRAENGHSPKTRALVSRVAIVDVLLTATEKEALLLESSLIKKHKPRYNVVLKDDKQYILFKLDKNAAYPRLMFTRKVERDGAAYFGPFTSAAAARRTWKEIGRAFPLRKCSDTALANRVRPCLFQHIGQCLAPCINDVPRDEYMGLVRRVEAFLSGRSAELLRGLEREMLEASQALDFERAAKLRDLIRAVKKTVEGQAAVLPDPVDLDVVGLSAGDPAGAAGSAGAGGEGEGGSRGLGASVLFVRQGRLLDKRDFYWPGLDPSDAAEAVRGVLGQFYRPESYVPPRILVPEAVFSTVSAGDAAGEWELAAEALSDLRGAPVKVVAPRGKNERKLMELAEVNAARVLSERGREADFAAMSARLAKALRLAEPPRRIETVDVSHLGGQDVRVGCVVFEDGRPKKSDYRLYAFAELQGTSDDYLALASFVPRRLSSGPPFPDLLLIDGGKGQIRAVERAMEVAGQGGLFPLASIAKSGRSASDMEDRVFLPGRKNPVNLAPGSPELLFLQRLRDAAHAFCLGGQRRARNKAALQSEVTGLPGVGPKTARVLFEAFGSVAAMRAATLEELARLPGFGIRKAEKISALLAGLSSRAADAADAAAARGPDHSGADESRSS, from the coding sequence ATGTTCCACTTCGATCCCAAGGATTTCCCATGTTCCCCGGGGGTGTACCTCATGAAGGGGACGCAGGGGAAAATCCTCTACGTGGGCAAGGCCAAGAGCCTGCGTTCCAGGCTCTCCTCCTATTTTCGCGCCGAGAACGGGCATTCCCCCAAGACCAGGGCCCTTGTCTCCCGCGTCGCCATTGTGGACGTGCTGCTCACGGCCACCGAAAAGGAGGCCCTGCTTCTGGAATCGAGCCTGATCAAGAAGCATAAGCCGCGTTACAACGTGGTCCTGAAGGACGACAAGCAGTACATTCTTTTCAAGCTCGACAAGAACGCGGCCTATCCCCGGCTGATGTTCACCCGCAAGGTGGAGCGCGACGGCGCGGCCTATTTCGGGCCCTTCACCTCGGCCGCCGCGGCCAGGCGCACCTGGAAGGAGATCGGCCGGGCCTTTCCCCTGCGCAAGTGCTCGGACACGGCCCTGGCCAACCGGGTGCGGCCCTGCCTGTTCCAGCATATCGGTCAGTGCCTGGCCCCGTGCATCAACGACGTTCCCCGGGACGAATACATGGGGCTGGTGCGCCGGGTGGAGGCCTTTTTGTCCGGCCGTTCGGCGGAGCTTTTGCGTGGTCTGGAACGCGAGATGCTCGAGGCCTCGCAGGCCCTGGATTTCGAGCGGGCCGCGAAGCTTCGCGACCTGATCCGGGCGGTTAAAAAGACCGTGGAAGGCCAGGCCGCCGTGTTGCCGGACCCCGTGGACCTGGACGTGGTCGGCCTGTCCGCCGGGGACCCCGCGGGGGCGGCCGGTTCGGCCGGGGCCGGCGGCGAGGGGGAGGGCGGTTCAAGGGGCCTGGGGGCCAGTGTGCTCTTCGTGCGCCAGGGGCGGCTTCTGGACAAGCGGGACTTTTATTGGCCGGGCCTTGACCCTTCGGACGCGGCCGAGGCCGTGCGCGGCGTGCTGGGTCAGTTCTACCGCCCGGAAAGCTACGTGCCGCCGCGCATCCTGGTGCCCGAGGCGGTTTTTTCGACAGTCTCGGCGGGCGACGCGGCCGGGGAGTGGGAACTGGCCGCCGAGGCCCTGTCGGACCTGCGCGGCGCTCCCGTGAAGGTGGTCGCCCCGCGCGGAAAAAACGAGCGCAAGCTCATGGAGCTGGCCGAGGTCAACGCCGCCCGGGTCCTGTCCGAGCGGGGCCGGGAGGCGGATTTCGCGGCCATGTCCGCCCGGCTGGCCAAGGCCCTGCGCCTGGCCGAGCCGCCCCGGCGCATCGAGACCGTGGACGTCTCCCATCTGGGCGGACAGGACGTCCGGGTGGGCTGCGTGGTCTTCGAGGACGGACGTCCCAAGAAATCCGATTACCGCCTGTACGCCTTTGCCGAACTTCAGGGGACCTCGGACGATTACCTGGCCCTGGCCAGCTTTGTTCCCCGACGCCTTTCTTCCGGTCCCCCCTTCCCGGACCTGCTGCTCATCGACGGCGGCAAGGGCCAGATTCGGGCCGTGGAGCGGGCCATGGAGGTGGCCGGGCAGGGCGGCCTCTTTCCCCTGGCCTCCATCGCCAAGTCCGGCCGTAGCGCCTCGGACATGGAGGACCGGGTGTTTTTGCCGGGCCGCAAGAATCCCGTGAATCTCGCCCCGGGCAGTCCGGAACTGCTTTTCCTGCAACGCCTGCGCGACGCGGCCCACGCCTTTTGCCTGGGGGGCCAACGCCGGGCGCGAAACAAGGCGGCCCTGCAAAGCGAGGTGACCGGCCTTCCCGGGGTCGGCCCGAAAACCGCGCGGGTGCTCTTTGAGGCCTTCGGGTCGGTGGCGGCCATGCGCGCGGCCACCCTTGAGGAGTTGGCCCGGCTGCCCGGGTTCGGGATCAGGAAGGCCGAAAAGATCAGCGCGCTCCTGGCCGGTTTGTCTTCCCGCGCCGCAGACGCCGCCGACGCGGCGGCGGCCCGTGGTCCGGATCACTCCGGGGCGGACGAAAGCCGCAGTTCGTAA
- a CDS encoding GNAT family N-acetyltransferase — MESSPRIRDAAGETDLRAARELFREYAASLDFGLEFQNFEEELAGLPGRYARPGGCLLVAEARIGPVRFGGCVALRGLEPGVCEMKRLFVRPWFRGQGLGRRLAEAVIARARLEGYARMRLDTIATMVQANGLYLALGFAPIPAYCENPIPGARFYELRLSSAPE, encoded by the coding sequence ATGGAGAGCAGTCCGCGCATCCGCGACGCCGCCGGCGAGACGGACCTGCGCGCCGCCCGCGAACTTTTCCGGGAATACGCCGCATCCTTGGATTTTGGCCTGGAATTTCAGAATTTCGAGGAGGAATTGGCCGGACTGCCAGGACGGTATGCCCGGCCGGGGGGATGTCTGCTGGTGGCCGAGGCCCGGATTGGCCCCGTGCGCTTCGGGGGGTGCGTGGCCCTTCGCGGCCTTGAACCCGGGGTCTGCGAGATGAAACGGCTTTTCGTGCGACCCTGGTTCCGGGGCCAGGGGCTTGGCCGGCGACTGGCCGAGGCGGTCATCGCCCGCGCCCGGCTGGAAGGATACGCCCGCATGCGCCTGGACACCATCGCCACCATGGTCCAGGCCAACGGCCTGTATCTGGCCCTGGGTTTTGCGCCCATCCCGGCCTATTGCGAAAATCCCATCCCCGGGGCCCGGTTTTACGAACTGCGGCTTTCGTCCGCCCCGGAGTGA
- a CDS encoding TIGR00730 family Rossman fold protein, translating into MSGSHQYLIDDLSMKESWRLFKIMAEIVDGFESLSDIGPAVSIFGSARMTPETPLYQTTQKLAGLLAKTGYSVITGGGPGLMEAANKGAAEAGGTSVGLHIHLPFEQKYNSFLNLRCDFRYFFVRKVMFVKYAMAYVAMPGGFGTLDELFEALVLIQTHRIKPFPIILMGSDYWSGLVDWLKKEVITRKFLGEDDLDLFRVYDTPEDVVAFIKRHVII; encoded by the coding sequence ATGAGCGGATCGCACCAATACCTCATCGACGACCTGTCCATGAAGGAGTCCTGGCGGCTTTTCAAGATCATGGCCGAGATCGTGGACGGATTCGAATCCCTAAGCGACATCGGCCCGGCCGTGTCCATCTTCGGCTCGGCCCGGATGACGCCCGAAACACCGCTGTACCAGACCACGCAGAAGCTGGCCGGACTTCTGGCCAAGACCGGCTATTCGGTCATCACCGGCGGCGGGCCGGGACTTATGGAGGCGGCCAACAAGGGGGCCGCCGAGGCCGGCGGGACCTCGGTGGGGCTGCACATCCACCTGCCCTTCGAGCAGAAATACAACTCCTTTCTGAATCTGCGCTGCGATTTCCGCTACTTTTTCGTACGCAAGGTCATGTTCGTCAAATACGCCATGGCCTACGTGGCCATGCCCGGGGGGTTCGGCACCCTGGACGAGCTTTTCGAGGCCCTGGTGCTCATCCAGACCCACCGCATCAAGCCCTTTCCCATCATCCTCATGGGCTCGGACTATTGGAGCGGGCTCGTGGACTGGCTGAAAAAAGAGGTGATCACCCGAAAGTTCCTGGGGGAGGACGACCTGGATCTCTTCCGGGTCTACGACACCCCCGAGGATGTGGTGGCCTTCATCAAGCGCCATGTCATCATCTGA
- a CDS encoding MBL fold metallo-hydrolase RNA specificity domain-containing protein: MKIRFLGAAGTVTGSCHVLEAAGRRFAIDCGMHQGNEAIERRNQDMTVYRPKEMDFFIVTHAHIDHSGLLPRMIKTGFSGPIYVTPPTRDLLEIMLADSAHIQETEAEWRNRRSRRRGGKRAEPLYTMADAEAVMPLLRPVEYGRDFSPAPGITARFNDAGHILGSAFVELWIKENGQDTKLVFSGDLGRPNQLLVNDPSTVAHADYLFLEGTYGDRNHKNETQSRAELAEAIARSYALGEKVIIPAFAVERTQEVLFCLNLLRTEGKLPTDMPVFVDSPLAIKATEIFRRHPEYLDLQTRELLDRGEDPLALPNLRYTQTSEQSRAINDLDGPAVVISASGMCNAGRIKHHLRHNLWRPGASIVFVGYQAMGTPGRRIVDGASMIRIFGEDVTVSAKIYTIGGFSSHAGQSQILQWLDHLKDGTMEVFLIHGEEKALATLAGIIREKYRLSVRVPDYLDEYTLRPGVEPKVAADPEKAWPRIDWPFLLDDTEGKFAVLRKRLDALSTKPWTDQTDLRQRLLEVNRHLTEMLSEI; the protein is encoded by the coding sequence ATGAAAATCAGATTTTTGGGCGCGGCCGGGACCGTCACTGGTTCCTGCCACGTCCTTGAGGCCGCCGGCCGCCGTTTCGCCATCGACTGCGGCATGCACCAGGGCAACGAGGCCATCGAGCGCAGAAACCAGGACATGACCGTCTACCGCCCGAAGGAGATGGACTTTTTTATCGTCACCCACGCCCATATCGACCATTCCGGACTCTTGCCGCGCATGATCAAGACCGGTTTCTCCGGCCCCATCTACGTCACCCCGCCTACCCGCGACCTTCTGGAGATCATGCTGGCCGACAGCGCCCATATCCAGGAGACCGAGGCCGAGTGGAGAAACCGCAGAAGCCGCCGCCGGGGAGGCAAACGAGCCGAGCCCCTGTACACCATGGCCGACGCCGAGGCGGTCATGCCGCTGTTGCGCCCGGTGGAGTACGGCCGGGATTTCTCGCCCGCCCCGGGAATCACCGCGCGCTTCAACGATGCCGGCCATATCCTGGGGTCGGCCTTTGTGGAACTGTGGATCAAGGAGAACGGCCAGGACACCAAGCTGGTCTTTTCCGGCGACCTCGGACGACCCAACCAGCTTCTGGTCAACGATCCGAGCACCGTGGCCCACGCCGACTACCTTTTTTTGGAGGGCACCTACGGCGACCGCAACCACAAAAACGAGACCCAGAGCCGGGCCGAACTGGCCGAGGCCATCGCTCGCAGCTACGCCTTGGGGGAGAAGGTCATCATCCCGGCCTTTGCCGTGGAGCGCACCCAGGAAGTCCTGTTTTGTCTGAACCTGCTGCGCACGGAGGGAAAGCTTCCGACGGACATGCCTGTTTTTGTGGACAGCCCCCTGGCCATCAAGGCCACGGAGATATTTCGCCGCCATCCCGAATACCTCGACCTCCAGACCCGGGAACTTCTGGACCGGGGGGAAGACCCCCTGGCCCTGCCCAACCTGCGCTACACCCAGACCTCCGAGCAGTCCCGGGCCATAAACGATCTTGACGGCCCGGCCGTGGTCATCTCCGCCAGCGGCATGTGCAACGCCGGGCGCATCAAGCACCATCTGCGCCACAACCTGTGGAGGCCCGGGGCCAGCATCGTGTTCGTGGGCTATCAGGCCATGGGCACCCCGGGCCGCCGGATCGTGGACGGCGCGTCCATGATCCGCATCTTCGGGGAGGACGTGACCGTGTCCGCCAAGATCTACACCATCGGCGGCTTTTCCTCCCATGCCGGGCAAAGCCAGATACTTCAGTGGCTCGACCATCTCAAGGACGGGACCATGGAGGTCTTTTTGATCCACGGCGAAGAAAAGGCCCTGGCCACCCTGGCCGGGATCATTCGGGAGAAATATCGCCTGTCCGTGCGGGTCCCGGACTATCTCGACGAGTATACCCTGCGGCCCGGGGTGGAGCCCAAGGTGGCCGCCGATCCCGAAAAGGCCTGGCCGCGCATCGATTGGCCGTTTCTTCTGGATGACACGGAAGGCAAGTTCGCCGTGTTGCGGAAACGTTTGGACGCCTTGTCCACCAAGCCCTGGACGGATCAGACCGATCTGCGGCAGCGGCTTTTGGAGGTGAACAGGCACCTGACGGAGATGCTCTCGGAGATCTGA
- the infA gene encoding translation initiation factor IF-1 produces MPKEDAIEVDGIVEEALPNAMFRVKLENGHEVLAHISGKMRKFYIRILPGDRVKCELSPYDLTRGRITYRLK; encoded by the coding sequence ATGCCCAAGGAAGATGCGATCGAGGTCGACGGCATCGTCGAGGAGGCGTTGCCCAACGCCATGTTCCGCGTGAAGCTGGAGAACGGACACGAGGTGCTGGCCCACATTTCCGGCAAGATGCGCAAGTTCTACATCCGCATCCTGCCCGGCGACCGGGTCAAGTGCGAACTGTCCCCCTACGACCTCACCCGGGGCCGGATCACCTACCGCCTCAAATAG
- a CDS encoding sensor histidine kinase: MLVFAHSGYFHDLLDNFALGVIIINTRGRIYATNAAAASLLGHPREALLSDPDTVRDIFRRTDDPRALRRHIWSAMRHAAPQPPLRLRFQPPCGRIRHFSLTSSHLVENEKVFGIMLQITDVTEIITLHERERHILKEKYRAEHERVEGLAKLSSAVAHQLRNPAASIGGLAGLMLRKCAPDDPRRPHLQAVVDQSRRLEAIVAAVADLTAPIAPRPEPVPLRELVRERIARLQAARAETGRRLIWVLEGDDPWPRLDAALLGRVLDEVLENAEEASPDGGRMRVDISRESGEAQPPGRIRIAVKDRGRGIPPEIAPYLFDPFFTTKAVGVGMGLCLAKRLLEAMDGEIRLKNRPGGGTTAVIRFPGEDVRPG, translated from the coding sequence ATGCTTGTATTCGCCCATTCGGGATACTTCCACGACCTGCTGGACAATTTTGCCCTGGGCGTGATCATCATCAACACCAGGGGCCGCATCTACGCGACCAACGCCGCGGCCGCCTCCCTGCTCGGGCACCCCCGCGAGGCCCTGCTCTCCGACCCGGACACGGTCCGGGACATCTTTCGGCGCACGGACGATCCCAGGGCCCTGCGCCGGCACATCTGGTCGGCCATGCGCCACGCCGCGCCGCAACCACCGCTTAGGCTGCGCTTCCAGCCCCCCTGCGGCCGGATCCGCCACTTCTCCCTGACCTCCTCCCATCTTGTCGAAAACGAGAAGGTCTTCGGCATCATGCTCCAGATCACGGACGTCACCGAAATCATCACCCTGCACGAACGGGAACGGCACATCCTGAAGGAAAAATACCGGGCCGAGCACGAGCGGGTGGAGGGTCTGGCCAAGCTGTCCTCGGCCGTGGCCCACCAACTGCGCAATCCAGCCGCCTCCATCGGTGGACTGGCCGGCCTCATGCTCAGAAAGTGCGCCCCGGACGATCCCCGGCGCCCCCATCTCCAGGCCGTGGTGGACCAGTCCAGACGCCTGGAGGCCATCGTGGCCGCGGTGGCCGACCTGACCGCGCCCATCGCCCCGCGTCCGGAACCGGTTCCCCTGCGCGAACTCGTCAGGGAACGCATCGCCCGGCTCCAGGCCGCCCGGGCCGAAACCGGCCGACGCCTCATCTGGGTCCTGGAGGGGGACGATCCCTGGCCGCGACTGGACGCCGCGCTTCTGGGAAGGGTCCTGGACGAGGTTCTGGAAAACGCCGAGGAGGCCTCTCCGGACGGCGGCCGGATGCGCGTGGACATCTCCCGTGAATCCGGGGAGGCCCAGCCCCCCGGACGCATCCGGATCGCCGTCAAGGACAGGGGCCGGGGCATCCCCCCGGAGATCGCGCCGTACCTGTTCGATCCCTTTTTCACCACCAAGGCCGTGGGGGTGGGCATGGGCCTGTGCCTGGCCAAACGCCTCCTGGAGGCCATGGATGGGGAAATCCGCCTGAAGAACCGTCCCGGGGGCGGAACGACGGCGGTCATCCGCTTCCCCGGTGAGGATGTCCGGCCCGGATGA